cgggactaaagcctttagtcgcggtccgtaagaggcgcgactaaagggggggggggtctttagtcgcgcatatttagtcccggttgcacagccgggactaaaggctgttgcgaaccgggactaaagggcttttttctaccagtgtacaTTCAAGCTTGACTGTGGTACAACACGGCTGAGAAAGCATTCGGGTTCTATAAATGGAACATGCATTTTCTTGTGCTAATTTAAGTTAGCCTTCTTTTAAGACAGTACTTTTCAGATCTACTTTGCATTATAGTTTATATTAACCAGCTGAATGGTGCTTAAACTAATGAGGTGTCTTAGTTTAAGCTCCGAAGAACTATGTTTAAAAATAATGTTGTCTCTTGGTTATTAATAGTGTGGACTGTTTTCTTAATTTGTCAAAGATGTTATATATATGCAACAACATGGTCTTGAATTATTCAGTTGTGCTCATATGCCATTCAAAAGAACAATGTCAATTCTTTTTGTcattgtcaacattttcataaggATCACTCTGAGCAGCTTGATGAAATCTCCACTATCCCGTCTTACATCAATGGTTCTACTACATGCATGATACATGTCGATTGTTTCCTGATGAAAGGAAATAAATGTTTCCTAAACATGTTGAACTTACAACCATTGCAAGTATAAACCGTTCGAATTATATTTGTTGATATGGTGGTTGAATTGGTAGTCATAAGATAATACTAAAATATAGAAAAGAGAATATAGACAACCTACGTATAGACAAATTTACTACAAAACTGGTGGTGTATAAGAAGGATTCTTTCTAGACTGTGCACATAGACATTTTACACAATGTGATATAGACATGCAGTTAGAGTTGCTACACGCTGGCTTGGCCACCAGCCCTAGATAATCCTGGTTGAGAAAAATAAATACACGGTCGAGAGGATTCAAACCCTAGTTGCTTGGAAAGACCCAGCAGCCACGCTGACCACCACATCCAGCTGAACTATTTGTTGAAACGGAAGAACTTACTTTTCTCTTATTAGGCTGCGATCCAACCGAGCTAACTCTAGCTTTTGTAGCTAAAGTGGGTTCCTTCACGTATTGCATAGTCCCACCTTGCTCCCTTATAGCTCAAGCCATCAATTTAAGTACAACTACGAGTTAAAATCAATAAGTCTCTTAAAGGATAAATATGGAGAAAGAAGAGGGTGAGGAGTGGGTCCCCTTAATCCCCATGGAGAACAAACCCACCATTATTTGGTTATATATGAGTGGCTAAGTGACCACCGGCCTAAGGATCTGTGGGGTAAAGACGAATACTAAGTGGACCTCAACTAAAAAAAAGATGCGTGTATTAATTCCCATGTTGAAACGGGATTTTGTGGACATTCCGAGTACATCAATTAAATCCCCTCGATCAATGGAAATATGGGGCTAAGTGACCCCAGCCTAATGACTTGCGTCGATGACCCACGCAAAATATGGACATGTCTAAGTGGACCCCTGGCCTAATAATACCGAAACAAGCGAGTATAACATAAGAGCCAATGACCACCGGCACTAGAGCTCGTTTCGTGATTAATTTGCACAGTTGATGCAAATATCTTCTAGACATTGGGTGTGTGTATTTTGGTGCGGGACAATTACTGACCTTGACATACGCGTATTTTGGTGGATGGGACAATTAACACTTTCTTCGTAGTGAAGCACAACTGTGCTTGCACATACAATTTTACTAAATTTGAGTACATGTCAAAATTATATCTCCTTGCAACGCATGggtgtatgtgatagtccattctATAGAACATCTAGAACTTCAATTTACTGATTAAACTTATGTTGATGATGTGTTAAAAAAACCTATGATGATATTTGCACGTAGGTGTATTTTTCTCTCTTTGAGGTACAAGTAATTTGCAAGGATCCTCATGTTTTGTTGGAAGCAAACAACATGTTCTTTCAAGTATTGAGCCCTTGGACTTCTGATCGATTGGTTCCCCACATGTATAGTGACCGTCCCACTTTGTTAAAGCAACTATTACTAGGAGCactaataaatcaggacggaggtagtagctcgTTTGCTCGTTTGCTCACTTTAGCCTAGGCAAGCGTGATTGCTTTGTGTTGCATTGGTTTGTTTTCTTCAAGGGGCTGAGGACGTGTGTCATTGTCATCGGTCATCAtcacattttcttcttcttcttttcacaCGTCTTTCAAGTATTAGATGCCAAGGGTCAAGGAAAACTGCGTAGTCCCCTCTTCCATTCTTGGCAAAGATAGAACAGTGCAGTTACAGTGCACATGCTGACATGAATATGCTATTCGGCTTGCAAAATGAGCAAGGTGGTTCGGTAACATATATTAGTGCCATATGGACACGGTGTTTGTGATACCGACCTCACATGCATCCGATCCGGGTGAAGGGAACTCCCATGCAAGTAGTTAAACACTAGGCCATCAAGACCAAAAATACGGTGATGAATGGGTCCATCTTCAAAACCTAATCGATCTATGACCAGTAACCTAATATATATGCGATGTAACTCCAAATTAAGGTCGTGCTGCCTTTGTGCATACCGACTAAGACATCCAACGTAGAAATAAGCTCAAAATAAAATATATGAAAAGTGAACTAGTCAAAATGATGTACtatctctgtaaagaaatataaaagcatttagatcactactttaatgatccagatgcttttatatttctttacggagggagtactcgcTAGGCTTCTAGGCTAGGAGTAAGGTGTAGTAATAGCTAGCTGATGAAAATGTTGGATGAAGCAACAGTGGTGGGTGTGGGCATGGGTGACGGGGGAAGCACACAAATGGAATGGCCGGTCGATGGCTATTACTGTGTGGTTAAAATGAGCAAGCCAGCTGCTACTGTAGCCTTCATGCATGCCAAAAGGACCGATCACATCACATGTCGGTACATGCGAAAGGAATTAGCGTTGCCAAAGGATCGATCGATTCATTCCTTGTGCCCAGCCCCATCGTCACTGTCATCCATTCATCGACACGTTGCGGGTGTTGGGGCCGGCACACCCCGCGTAGTCGCTTTCCATCGCCGGCTCGCAGCTGCTCTTAAACCGTTCCACGAGCGTGGCCGTTCTGCCCCGCCATTGCTCTCCTCTCTCCAGCTCGAACCCGTCAAGCTAGCTAGCAATCGGAGCAGTGAGGGTGAGTCCCCTCCCCCTCCGTCCCATCGATCCCGGCCGGccatcaacttcttcttcttcttcttgattcTTTCATGTTGAAATTAAGCTGACTGTGTGCTGCGTTGTAGCTGATCTCGTCCTAGCAGACATGGACGGCCAGAAGATCCCAGGTTCTGTCAGGCTGGCCTGCGGATGGGCGCTCCTCAGCGCCTGCGCCATCTCCTTGGGCCACTACCAACTCCCCTGCAGCGTAATTACCCCTTGAACTCTGTACATTCCGATCAAGTTTCCGACCGACCGACCGATCACGCACCGGCCGGTCCTGTCCGTCGTCTGCATGCAGGTCATCTCCGTTCTGCGGTACCGGTGCGATGAGCTGACGGACACCAAGGCCGCCTACTTTAGCGCCCTCTGGATCGGAACTTTGTGCTGCGCTGGATCCCAGGCAACCGCGGCggcgctgttgctgctgctcccaCGCCGACCCCGCTGTGTACACCGTGTACTGGCCTACGCCTACCTCACGGTCGCGGTCGCCTGCGGCGCCGGCCACTGCATGTACAACGGCGCCATCCTCATCCTCCGCCCTGCAGGAGTCTACTTCGCCGTCGTCAGGATCCTGTTCATGGTGGGCGACATCATCTGGACCACGGCTCTCTGCCTGGAAGGTGAGGAGTAGGGCAAGTAGCACGCACCACGCAGCCACGCTTAGTTGAGCCAGCTGCATGAGATTATGTGATTATGTCAAACTGAGGAAGGTTCAGTCTGGGGTGCAGGCATGGGCCGACTGACTCATCTATCTCACGCTCTCCATTGCTTGTTTGCAGGTACTTCAGTGTGCCCGAGATGCCGGAATGATGCGGGTCATCTTCGAAACTGATGCTACAAATTTGAAGGATGGCCTGTGTAGCAATGCATATGATCTCCCACAGCATGGTACTATCTTTAGGGAGGCCAAGTATATGCTGTTTACTGGTTTTATCGAGTACAAAGTTGTATCCTGTATTCCTGTGTCCAAGAATGTAATCGTGTTGCTCATAAATTAGCGGGTTATGGTGCGTCTATGGAAGCTGGTGCTCATATGTTGTGGCATGGTACGGTTCCAGACTTTGTAATCTCTGATCTAGCCAGCGAGTATGTTGTGCCAGGTGGTTAATGGAATCTATGTTTTCCCTGataaaaaaaaaaaaagagaggtACTGATGAGTGGTTCTAGCTAAGGAAGAATAGACCTATAGCATGCTGCGAGGAGAGGACTGATCGAGTGCCGTATGTGTGTGTGAATCTACTAGTGTCTGGGATTTATGTTCATGAACTCATATGTTGTTTCTCGTGTTGATCATTGTTTTCCATCGGGGTTCAGCTGCGTCGGTTATTTGGTCGGTTACATGTTCCTCTCGATCGGCCGGGGGCGGGGCTGCGCTCATCGGGGCTCCGTTGGGTGTGGATGGGCATGGCTCTGGCTGGCTGGTTACTGCGAGCCGTGCAGATCCATCATGGCTGCTGCGTGCACATGACGAGGGAAGCACACAAATGGAATGGCCGGTCGATAGCTATTAGCTGGGGTCAGTTGTGCACAAAAGCACGCGGCCGGGTAACATGGGGATCAGCAGATGCTACTGCAGTAGTAGAAAATTACTGTGCGGCTAATTCAAATGACCTAGCTTGCTACTAGGTTTTTGAGCGTGCTTGTACCTGTGTCTGAGTGTCTCGAATAACATATCTGCCCAGGTTGTGCTTGTTTAGAAATTGAGTACTAGCTTGTAGGCTTATATATGGTTGTATGACTtctttttagaaaaacagggagcacctccccggttccattgctgagaacgaaaccacgaCATAGTCtgacactagtacaaaacagggctttcgtcacaggacaatattcacattagtcccggttcagtcacgaaccgggactaatgtgagcattggtcccggttcgtgcggctaaggcattagtcccggttcacctgggccctttagtcccggttggtgccacgaaccgggactaaagggtgcgatgcccattagtaccggttggtgccaccaaccggtacgaatgggctttgaggcattagtactaAAGGGCCCNNNNNNNNNNNNNNNNNNNNNNNNNNNNNNNNNNNNNNNNNNNNNNNNNNNNNNNNNNNNNNNNNNNNNNNNNNNNNNNNNNNNNNNNNNNNNNNNNNNNNNNNNNNNNNNNNNNNNNNNNNNNNNNNNNNNNNNNNNNNNNNNNNNNNNNNNNNNNNNNNNNNNNNNNNNNNNNNNNNNNNNNNNNNNNNNNNNNNNNNNNNNNNNNNNNNNNNNNNNNNNNNNNNNNNNNNNNNNNNNNNNNNNNNNNNNNNNNNNNNNNNNNNNNNNNNNNNNNNNNNNNNNNNNNNNNNNNNNNNNNNNNNNNNNNNNNNNNNNNNNNNNNNNNNNNNNNNNNNNNNNNNNNNNNNNNNNNNNNNNNNNNNNNNNNNNNNNNNNNNNNNNNNNNNNNNNNNNNcagttttagaaaaaacaaaagaaaatgatggaaatgtcaaaaaaataaaataaaataagtttctcatgtgatatgtggtctagttgttgggaaaatttacaaatatgaatttcgactttatttgcaaaatctctctggaatttgtaaaatgggcataacttttgcatacgaactcggattaaaaagttttttatatgaaaatcatctactcggaaagttacatccgattttaaccggggaacctcgttaaacattttcaaaatcctcaaaaacctaacagaaaaaagttacggggcttttaagatctggagaggcaaaaaattcaaaaatttgcaaactgtggtcaaacaatggtcaaactaattattctagaatattagtgttactaaataattatttcagtttttttgaattttggtcaaatctggtcaaactgtggtcaaacagtggtcaaacaatggtcaaactaattattccagaaatattagtgttactaaataattattgttttttaaaacaatagtttcaaactcaaacagtgaaatgtgtcacttcatgctcaagctaaattcctgagggttaataggattgacatcttactattgtcaggaaaacaagtgcaggcttggaaacgagggagaatagaacccggaagttaagcgtgctcaggctggagtagtgagaggatgggtgaccgtccgggaagttagatgatttggaatgatgaggggtgattagactagccacaatgggtagtaacatagactagtaacatggtgcatgttactagtctatgttactacctctatagtggggagtaacatatgtgtggtaacatgcaacacttcatttattaggctatagagaCATCtttccttgatatgtgtgatgttactcatactactaggaactagctatgttactactcccctctctttcttcatttatttcttgccacatcatctactttatctagatatgtgtgatgttactacctatgttactcccactgtgggtagtcttagagattagaggataaattgagcagtgatgaggggtggtcattagagattagaggttaaaataattcagaaatttgaaaatcaaaaaaaaatcgtaaatttttttttcaaaaaaatcataaaatttccgttagtcccggttggtaacaccaaccgggactaaaggtggagctccacgtggtcgcggcctttagtcccgattcgtgtaagaaccgggactaaaggggggaggcattagtaacgaccctttagtcccggttcaaaaaccgggactaaaggcccttaccaaccgggacaaaagcccccttttctactagtgtgatacAACAGCTCAAAAGAGCAGTTCGAAAAACAAAGTAAggaaagctacaaactagggggtggaTGACATGTTTTCTGATAACACGGTCaccccgagcggtgccaaaggaaGAGTGGCTAAGCAGAGCACTCAAATGGCACAAGGAGGGTACAACGAAGCCTTCATGgccttcagccgaggggccgtgtcagcctgcggcgaccagcAAGCAAGgagcggagacaccgggctggaaggcgcGGCGTGGTGGATGTCTCTCTTCTTTGGCGGCAGGAGcccatcatcatcatcagagatctTGAGCCGAGCCCACAGATCCAGTCCCAGAGCAGGTCGAGCTTTGTTCAGCCACAtgtgatcgccaacggtttctggagggatcttgttagggtttccacgaaggacatcaacttgtccttgtctgACCCGGAGGAGaaaatcgcccagttcctcaccatgttcctgatcaacctcaagacctgtggaatggaaatccaggaggtgttactgaaaaatcatagcatttctatttccagaggcaccagaggacagctgagctaacagtatTTAAAAccgagcactttttggtagcaatccagaatctggcgacagattcgaaggatgagccaatctaaATAGAGAAAAATTCCTCAATaggggcccagagatgtttagcaacaatacattcaaaaaataggtgagaacaagattCTTGTTCCAAACAATAAACACACTCCAGGGGTTtaatgatgtgtctcttcctaagattatctctagtcatcaatttgtttttggagagaagccagagaaaaacatgaattttagggggaactcttaATTTCCAGACTGCAGGGATAAACATGGGTTggacccctctaaagttgataatatgatagagggagctggaggagtacttccccttattgtccagttGCCAAATCAGAGCATCTGGCTCGGCAGTAAAGGCAATGCTCTTGGCAATTTCCTCCagctggaaccattgttccatgagatgTCAGTAAAGTTCCTTCTAAATGAAAGTTTTAGGCATTGCCCATCCCAAACTTCATTCACACTTTTGTTAATTTCATTGCAGACTGAGTagataggccaaaattggactgctaggggggatgtgccaaaccaagtatcttcccagaacctggttctgctcccatcccctatgttccatctatagccaaatttcacagcatgcataatagattttaagcCTTTCCAGAATCTAGAAGTCTTAGGATTGGAGGAAGGGACATAAAAATTAGGTTTATTGCCCAAGTACTTATGAGTAATAAGCAGCTTCCAGGGTTTCAGATCTTCCTCATAGAATCtcttaatccaagaccctagaaggcagatgttaatttcttggaggttaggtatgcctaagCCTCCAAagtcttttttcatagagactaggccCCAGTTAGCAAGGTGCAGCTTCCTAtgtccctcaaaatcattccacgagCAATGAGACATCTGGGAGTTGATGAgattcactgcccatttagggaatttgaagaaggagaggaggtaCACTGggatgctagccaaacaagcttggatgaggatcaatctacctctgtaagagaggagtttgcccctccaccctgcaatccttttaatgattttatctagAAGGGGTTGGATATCTTCTCTCCTCAgcttatcatagtggagagggatacctaagtacttaatggggaagttacctttactACAGACTAGAATGGAAAGAAAATCAGCTAGCTCCTggtcatccatgttgatagggatgagttcacttttggAGTAGTtaattctcatgcctgagacttgctCAAAACAGGTTAGAACAGCTTTTAggttgctagcatgtgtggagtcattgtccaggaaaaggatggtatcatctgcatattgcaggcagatgatgccaccagggcaaaCCTCAGGGCAGAGCCCTGCAATCaggctatgatcagcagctttgctcaacattttagtaagaacgtctactactaaattaaacaaaagaggggatatggggtcaccttgcctaaggcctttgccagcaaggaaaaaaatcactttcacagttatttagtttgaccccaacagaccccccatgagtaagttgctgaaTCCAGCTAGTCCATTTACCCCCAAAACCCCTAAGCTCCAAGAGCTTCATAAGAAAACTGAGGTCAACTTTATCGAAGGCTTTCTCATAGTCCAGTTTAAGGACAAGCCCTTTATCACCTCCTGAGTGTACTGAATGAAGGACTTCATGAGCAGTAACAACACTCTCTAAAATGTATCTCCCTTTCAGAAATGCAGATTGGTTGCTTGCAATCAACCTCTGCAGAACCTTAGAGAGCCTAGTGGTGAGGACTTTAGAGAAAATCTTAAAACTACAGTTAATCAGGCTGATAGGCCTGAATTTCTTCATAGAGGTGGCCTCAGGCTCTTTAGGAATAAGAGAGAGCATAGCAAAATTGAGCCTGTATATATCCAATTCTCCTCtgtgaaaggcttggaaaagatccaTGAGATCTTTTTTCAGGTTGTATGACTTCTGTATGTATATATTTGCCAAATTGCCAATAGAAGAAATTGCTTGTATGTATGTATATGCAGCCCGCAAAGAGAAGAAAAtttgagagcaactagttaacgagcgctccttcgggagcctcgcaacgatcagcgtcacttggcgcgctctcagccattcgccacgtgtcgcgctctgggcgctccctccggattttgtttttttatttttctgcacgcattttcggctttttaaacgggtttttcCGGTTTTTtggacgttttggttttccaccagtCTTCCTTAGCTTATCggttaaaaaaatttcaaaaaaattgcgcgaaaaaacgcgttttcttttttttcctttcacgagagtcacggttttgcttccgcgagaggcacaattttgctttcgcgagagtcacggccgtgcctctcgaaaacgaaaaaaatgcgttttctatttttttcctttcgcgagagtcacggtttagcttccgcgagaggcacgggtgtgctttcgctAGAGTCGCGGCCGTGTCTCTCGGAAACAAAAAagcgtgttttctgtttttctttctttcgcgagagtcactgttttgcttccgcgagaggcacggttgtgctttagcgagagtcacggtcgtgcctctcggaaacgaaaaaaacgcgttttctgtttttttttcacgagagtcacggttttgcttccgcgagaggcacggttgtgctttcgtgggagtcacggccgtgcctctcggaaatgaaaaaaatgcgttttctgtttttttttcgcgagagtcacggttttgcttccccgAGAGGAACGGTTGTGTTTTCGCAAAGTCACGGcagtgcctcctcggaaacgaaaaaaacgcgtttttccttctttttttccttccgcgagagtcacggttttgcttccgcgagaggcatggttgtgatttcgtgagaggcacgggcgtgcctctttcggaaagggaaaaaccccgtgcttccggttcggttttttcgttcggtttttttgtgaaaaaaaagttcgtcaaaacctatcaacctgacatctagttttgaagatctcgatgggaggaatccaacggtgaaagcggttcgagatttggacgcacggtttgagagataaaaatattttgaataaacggatctacaaaAGAAGGGAAAActcctaggttgcgacaagtggcgcgctgcatgtgcgtcacttgtcgcaacctgaaaagttggagtgatctttgcaacgagtactcctcaactagtgatttcgagAAAATTTAGAAAAATGTGTTTGTTGCCGGGCCTTCAGGCCGGGCCTCAGGCTTTGGGCTTTGCTACCGAACCTGGCTCAGGCTTGAATTTGAGAAAACATGAGAACGTCAGACTGGGCTCAGGATTTCACAAGCCCAGCCCGGAACCTGGCCCGGCCCGAGAAATGCATGTgcctctgtgtgtgtgtgtatgtgtcgtGACACATGTCTATACATCCCATTGCTCAAAGGTGGTACTGGTGTACGCGCTTCCAGACGTAGCTTCCTAGCAGTTTCTTCCGTCCATCTAAAAAAGGGTTAAATGTTAAATGGGGGTTCTTATGTCTCATAAAAATTGTTTGTTACGTCAGAATCTAAAGAAACTAGTGATGTTGatccatatgtagttcatagtgaaatctctaaaaagacttaatttagaaacggagggagtacattgttgTTTAAATGTATAACCCTAGAACAATTACAAGCAGATCGGTAAATTATGAAACACTTCATAATCACTTATATGCTAAACTCATGATTCAGATACCCTTTAACTTTTGTCATGACGATCCTTACCATCATTCTGAAttcctttgaacctttcaaatattTTAATCTTTTATTTTATTGAGTAAAtatcatctactcaaatcatcggtAAATTTTATGAAGTACAAGTATTCACCATGCCCTAGTAAATTTATTGAACCAtatacatcattatgtattattCAAATAATTTACTTTCTGGATCAAAAATAATTTTGAGCGATGTTTTAGTCAATTTACGCATGGAATAATTCTTGTATGTGTCAAATGATTTCAATAATCGTAAGACTCTAATACTCCATCTCAATGAAAATTTTCatacatttatttttgatatgaacAATATTGCAGTGCCACACTTGAGTGGTATTATAGCCTTCTCAAGACGTTTTAGCTCTTTAATGTTACACACAATCTTCAAGATAATGAATAAACCACCAATAATTTGAACAACCATTGTGTAAAACATATAAGAATATCCATTGCATAACCCAAAATAAAATATCTTACATAACTTCTGGTCGAAATAACTATTATTCTGTTCTAAGATAAATCTTGAAGATAAACTAAAAAGGCACGACTTCAACGGCTTGATCGGCGATCCCATCACCATTACCTACTTGCATCACGACTTTATTCCTTCTCTACTTGTGAGCTTTCTGCAGTCCCTGTGTCAGTTTGCAGATGAGAGCAACCGATTAGTATCAAATACTTATGACTTACAGAAATTTAACAAGTAGAATAACATTAACTTTGTATAACTTTTATACCTTTACCGAAAGAACAATTCTTCTTTTTATCCACCAAGTACTTTTTGCAGTTACGCTTCCAGTGTCGCTTCTGCTTGCACTAGAAGCATTCAGTCTCTTTAGTGGCTCTGCCCTTGTTCCTCTTCTATGACACAGTCTTACCGGCTCCTGAAGATTTATTCTTGGActttcccttcttcttgaaactggcggtcttattgaccatcaacacttattTGTTCTTCTACATTCCAACCTCCACACTCGTGGGCATAGCGAACAACTTGTTTGCGCTTTTCTCCATCCATTCatgttgtaattcatgataaaaccATCGTAAGATGGGGGAGTGAAGCAAGTACAATGTCTGTACCGAGTGTTGGAGGAATTCCAAATTTCAGAGCAGCTAGTCTATCAACATAACCAGCCAACTTCACTATATGCTCACTCATTGAGGAACCTTCTGCCATCTCGCACTCAATCAAGGCATTGGTTATTTCAAAACGTATTGCCCTTGCTTGCTTATTGTACAAAGCATCCAATGACCCAATTATAAATTGAGAATTCGACGTTCAAAATGTTTATGTAGTTCTAGATCCATGCAAGTCAACATGAGGCACTAGActgactcatcatcatcattacaAGCAGTGAAAGCATGTACAACTTCTTGTGGTCAATCCTTTGCAGGTGGACTGCCCAGGGGTTGATCCACCACATACTCTTTTCCTTAGCTCTCCCGAGAACAAATATTAGGTTCCGGATCCAATCCGCATAGTTTCCATCATTTGCAGCCAACTTCTCTTTCTCTAACATAGGGGCTAATTAAGTTGAACATATTGTGATCCATTGATCTACAATGATAAACATGATTCACTTTAGGAATTTGTTCATAATTATGTTGCACTATTGTTTAAACAATTTTAAATAAAGTGCACTCCC
This region of Triticum aestivum cultivar Chinese Spring chromosome 2D, IWGSC CS RefSeq v2.1, whole genome shotgun sequence genomic DNA includes:
- the LOC123050386 gene encoding uncharacterized protein, yielding MDGQKIPGSVRLACGWALLSACAISLGHYQLPCSVISVLRYRCDELTDTKAAYFSALWIGTLCCAGSQATAAALLLLLPRRPRCVHRVLAYAYLTVAVACGAGHCMYNGAILILRPAGVYFAVVRILFMVGDIIWTTALCLEGTSVCPRCRNDAGHLRN